GATGTCTCGGAAGACGAGTGGTCCGCGGTGATCGACGTCAACCTGAGCGGCGCGTTCTTTGGCATGCAGGCCGCCGCCCAGCGCATGGTGGCGCAAGGTCGCGGCGGACGGATCGTCAACATTGCGAGTCAGGCGGCTAAGAGCGGCTTTCCGAATATGCAGGCCTACACCGCGTCCAAACATGGGTTGGTCGGTCTGGTCCGCTCCGCCGCGACGGAACTGGGCGCTCACGGGATCACCGTGAACAACGTCTGCCCAAATCATGTGACGACGGGGCTCGGCGCCTGGCAAAACCAATATTTCGCCGAAAAGCAGGGCAAGACGATCGAGCAGTACATGGCAGACATGGCCGGTCGCATTCCGATGGGCCGTCCGGGCCTGCCGGAGGATACCGCCAACGCTGTCGCGTTCCTGTGCCAGGACGGCGCGTGCTACATCACCGCGGAGTCGATGAACGTGTCGGGCGGCGAAGAGCCGCATTGACGCGATGAGCCCTTCCCCGTGCGGGAGGGGCTCACTCGATCACGGAGGCCAGCGCGAGCGCGACATCGTCCAGTTCGTCGAAGCGTTCGATCAGGTCGATCAGACCGGTGTGCGCCTGCGCCCGCCCGCCGAATGCCAGACAGCGCCGCGCTTTAGCCAAGTGCTCCTCCCGGCTCAACGGCCACTCCGGTGAGCCGAACTGGCGTGACACCGCTTCGCTGACGATCGTGCCATCCACCAGCGCCGCGGTTCCGATTGCGGGGACGAAAGCGGCCGGATCGCCATTGTCGTCGAT
This genomic stretch from Sphingomonas panacis harbors:
- a CDS encoding SDR family NAD(P)-dependent oxidoreductase; this translates as MSGPLAGRTAVITGSGRKGGLGEAIALRLAEDGANIVLSDIGASRDAATPDSMIGLSSEMEEIAAAIRAKGVAVSAKSCDMRRRDEVQALADHAVATHGSLDIWVNNAGIGYIVKPLLDVSEDEWSAVIDVNLSGAFFGMQAAAQRMVAQGRGGRIVNIASQAAKSGFPNMQAYTASKHGLVGLVRSAATELGAHGITVNNVCPNHVTTGLGAWQNQYFAEKQGKTIEQYMADMAGRIPMGRPGLPEDTANAVAFLCQDGACYITAESMNVSGGEEPH